CGGAGCAGTCCCGCACCGCCGCGCTGCTGGCCGGCCGGCTGGCCGGGCACCCGGCCGTGCGGCGCGTGCGCTACCCGGGCTTCGGGATGATGGTCGCGTTCGACCTGGCCGACGCCGAGACGGCGGACCGGTTCTGCGCGTCGGTCCGGCTGATCCGGGCGGCGACGAGCCTCGGCGGTGTCGAAAGCCTGGTCGAACGGCGGGCGTGGCTGGCAGGCGAGGAGCGCGTCCCGCCCGGGCTGATCCGGTTCAGCGTCGGCCTGGAAGACCCGGAGGACCTCTGGCACGACCTGGCATTCGCCCTCCCGGAGTAACACGGATGGGTGGATCGTCGATAGTCGCGGCAGCGCTGGTCAACGCCGTTGGGAGTCACTTGTGGGTAGCACGCTGAGCCGGATCGCGGGGATCGTTTCCGCGGGTGCGCTGATCACCTTCGCCGCCGCTCCGGCCGCTTTGGCCCAGACGGAGACCGAGACGACCACGGCGCCGCCGACGACGGAGACCACGTCGTCCGAGGTCACGACGACGGCTCCGCCGATTTCGGAGACCCCGACCACCACGGTCACGACCACCGGCAGCACCACGACCGACCCGACGCACGAGGTCACCACGACCACCACGACGGTGACGCCCACCTCGACCTCCGTGGACGGCGAACCGCCGAAGGACGACTACCAGGACAACACCGGCCACGGCTTCGTCGGCGCCGGAAACGAGGGTGTCCTGGTCATCGCCTGCGCGTCCGGCAAGATCGGCCCGGTCTCGACCCAGTACCTGAGCGTCACCGGCGGTCCGGACCAGGACGAGTCCGACGGCCGCTACTGGAACTACACCGTCCGCGTCGTCGACGCCCCGGCCGGCACCACGACCGCGAAGTTCAGCTGGACCTGCGACGGCGTCGAGGGCAACGGCGTCGTCGACTTCCAGCAGGGGCCGCCGCCGGTGACCTCGACTTCGGCGAGCACCAGCACCAGTGCCGCGACCTCGAGCACCGCGCCGATCACCACGGCGACGTCGTCGCCGGCAGCGGCGGCGGCCGGGAACAGCGCCCCGAAGGCCCAGGTCAAGGTCGCGCCCAAGGGCGGGGTCGAGACCGGCTTCGGCGGCATGGCCGGATGACCGTCCTGCGGGTGGGTGCGGTCGCCGCCGCGCTCGTCTTCGCGCTGGCCGGGTGCAGTGGCGAACCGCCGAAGGCCGCCGCGCCCGCGTCGGTGCCGGTGACCGCGCCGTTCAAGGGCCTCCGGCCGACGTCGGTGCGGATCCCCAAGATCGGCGCGGAGTCCAGCCTGCTCGCGGTGGCCGTCAAGACCGACGGCTCGATCTCCGTCCCGTCGGTGCACACGCCGATGCAGGCGGCCTGGTACAAGCTCTCGCCGGTGCCCGGCGACGTCGGCCCGGCGATCGTGCTCGGGCACGTCGACGGCGACAAGAAACCGGGGATCTTCTTCAAGCTCAAGGATCTCGTGCCCGGCGACGAGGTGGACGTCGACCGCAGCGACGGGCGGAAGCTGAAGTTCGTCGTCGCCCGCGTCACCCAGGTCCCGAAGGACGACTTCCCGCGTGACGCCGTCTACGGCAACAGCGACAAGCCGGAGCTGCGGCTCATCACGTGCGGCGGCGCGTTCGACCACGCCGAGCACAGTTACAAGGACAACATCGTCGTCTACGCGAACCTAGCCGACACCTGAGCCGGGGTACGGGAATTCGGGCTTCACCACCGTGCCCGGGCACACCCAGCGCCGCATGCCCGCGTCGCAGACCGCGTAACCCCAGTTGATCAGCTGGTCCTGCGTGGTCTCGGACATCCTGGTCAGCCGGGTCTTCGTCTCGGCGAGTTTCCTGGTGTGCTCGACCGGCGCGGGCAGGGCGTCCGGCAGCTCGAAGTTCGCGATGTCGCTGTAGGTCGCCCAATACGTCCCGGCGAACTGCTTTTCCTCGTACGCCTTCAGCAGCGAGCCGGTGCGCAGCTCGCGGACCTGGTTGTCCATCACGGTCAGCACGCGCAGCAGCTGCATCAGCCAGTTCCGCTGCGGCCTGTCCTCGTGCTTCATCTTCTTGCCGGCGTCGCTGACCAGGACGGTCGCCCGCTGGTTCTCGATCGGGTCGAGGCCGAGGTTGTCGTACACACCCGCGTCGCTGAGCACGATCTTGTGGCCGGCCCGGTGCGGGTTGTCGATGACGACCGGCGAGAGCATCGGCGGGAAGGCCGACGACGCGGCGACCGCGGTGGCGAGGGGGATCTGCCCGTGCGGGCCCGGCTGCCGGAAGAACCACCACAGCGAGCCGTCCTGCAGGTTGGTCGCGGTGAACACGAAGTTCGGCCCGGCCGGATCGAGGTCCGCGAGGCAGCAGTCGCCGAAGAGGTGCTTCGCGTATCGGCGGGCGAGCTCCTCGCCGGCACTGCGCCACGGCATCACCATCGCCTTCAGCGTGACCGGGATGTCGAGGTTGGTGCGGGCCAGCCTCCGGATCGGCTGCACGACTTCCTTGCCGAAGTTCTCCGCGACGCCGTCTTCGCCGAACCACAGCTTGTTCCACGCGTGCGCCAGCACACCCGCCGCGACCGAACCGCCGGAGACGCTGGAGACGGTGGTCAGTTTCGGCAGCCAGCCGAGCTCGTTGAGCCGCCAGAGCGCGCCGGCGTGGAAGAGCATTGCGCGGTAGCCGCCGCCCGAGAGCGCGAGGCCGACGCCGTCCCGTTTCGCCGAGTCCACGCGGAGGAGTTTAAGGCCGCAGCAGCGGCGCGAGGAGAGGCCGTTGCCCGGCCGGGACGTATTCGGCGTAATTGTCGTACAACGCCTGTTTCGCCAGGTGGGCCGCGCCGGCGCCGTCGGCCGCGCGGATCGCGTCGAGCACCTCGGCGTGGTGCGCGAGCCACGCGTGCATCAGCGACGTCCGGTTGCTGGCGTGTTCGAGCTTGTCTTCGATCAGTTCCAGCACGACTCCGCGCACGACTTCCTCGCTGACCACCAGCAGGGGATTGCGCGAGATCCGCGCGATCACCTCGTGGAACGCGACGTCGGCGCGGCTGAACTCGGCGTACCCGCGGGTGACGCCTTCGCGCATCGACTCCAGCGCCGCGTCGAGGCCGGTCAGGTCGTCGTCGGTGCGGAGCTCGGCCGCGAGCAGGTGGGCCGAACCGTCGAGGATCATCCGGAACTGCAGCAGCTCGGCGAGCCCGACGTGGTCGGCGCGCGCGAGCCGGTGCATCGAGCGGTGCAGGGCGGCGGACGACGCGGCCAGCACCTCGGGCCCGCGCGGGTCGCCGGGCCGCGAGCGGATCATCTCGGCCGCCTGCAGCACGCGCAGGGCTTCCCGGATGGTCGAACGGCCGACGCCGAACTGCGTCATCAGCTCACGCTCGCTGGGCAGGCGTTCGCCCGGCTTGAGCTCGCCGCTGATCACGGCCTGCTCGATCTGCTCCACGACCCGCTCGTACGCGCGGACCGGAGCCACCGGTTCGAACCGCATCCCTTGACCTCGTCGTCCGCTCAGTGCAGGCTACTGGTCAGACCAGTGTACTAGCATCTTTCGGGGGTCCGGGTGGCGGAGCCCCCGGCCCGGGGCGAAGCCCCGGTTGTTACAGCCTGGAGGCCGAATGAAAGCCCGACTTCACGTGCTGGCAGCGGCGCTGCTGCTCGTGGTGTCCGGTTGCTCGGCAGGCTCGTCGGCGAGCGTTTCCGCAGGTCCGGACACACTTTCCGTCGGCTTCACGGCGGAGCCGGCGAACTTCGACTTCACCCGCACGGACGGCGCCGCGATCCCGCAGGCGCTGCTCTACAACGTCTACGAAGGCCTGGTGAAGCTCGACGCGCAAGGCCGGGTCGTGCCGCTGCTCGCAAAGTCGTGGACGATCAGCCCGGACCGGCGCACGTACGACTTCCAGCTCCAGCAGGGCGTGAGGTTCAGCAACGGCGCGCCGTTCACCGCCGAGGACGTCAAGTTCTCGCTGCTGCGCGTGAAGACCGCCTGGACGATCTCGATCAAGGCGAACATGGACGTCGTCGACCACGTCGACGTCGTGGCGCCGGACCATGCGCGGGTGGTGCTCTCGAAGCCGTCCAACGGCTGGCTGTTCAGCCTCACCAGCAGGCTCGGTGCGATGTTCAGCCCCACCGGTGTCGCGGACCTGGCGAACAAGCCGGTCGGCACC
This window of the Amycolatopsis balhimycina FH 1894 genome carries:
- a CDS encoding FadR/GntR family transcriptional regulator, whose product is MRFEPVAPVRAYERVVEQIEQAVISGELKPGERLPSERELMTQFGVGRSTIREALRVLQAAEMIRSRPGDPRGPEVLAASSAALHRSMHRLARADHVGLAELLQFRMILDGSAHLLAAELRTDDDLTGLDAALESMREGVTRGYAEFSRADVAFHEVIARISRNPLLVVSEEVVRGVVLELIEDKLEHASNRTSLMHAWLAHHAEVLDAIRAADGAGAAHLAKQALYDNYAEYVPAGQRPLLAPLLRP
- a CDS encoding class F sortase, whose product is MTVLRVGAVAAALVFALAGCSGEPPKAAAPASVPVTAPFKGLRPTSVRIPKIGAESSLLAVAVKTDGSISVPSVHTPMQAAWYKLSPVPGDVGPAIVLGHVDGDKKPGIFFKLKDLVPGDEVDVDRSDGRKLKFVVARVTQVPKDDFPRDAVYGNSDKPELRLITCGGAFDHAEHSYKDNIVVYANLADT
- a CDS encoding patatin-like phospholipase family protein, producing the protein MDSAKRDGVGLALSGGGYRAMLFHAGALWRLNELGWLPKLTTVSSVSGGSVAAGVLAHAWNKLWFGEDGVAENFGKEVVQPIRRLARTNLDIPVTLKAMVMPWRSAGEELARRYAKHLFGDCCLADLDPAGPNFVFTATNLQDGSLWWFFRQPGPHGQIPLATAVAASSAFPPMLSPVVIDNPHRAGHKIVLSDAGVYDNLGLDPIENQRATVLVSDAGKKMKHEDRPQRNWLMQLLRVLTVMDNQVRELRTGSLLKAYEEKQFAGTYWATYSDIANFELPDALPAPVEHTRKLAETKTRLTRMSETTQDQLINWGYAVCDAGMRRWVCPGTVVKPEFPYPGSGVG